GGAGCCGCCGACCGGGGAGACGGTGCCCGATTCGGGGTCGTACGCACCCCGCAGGAACTGCCGCTTGCCGGAGGGGGACGACAGGGCCTTGTCGGCCTTGAGCGCGGCGCGGACCTTCGGCCGGTGGACGTCCTTCAGGCCCATCAGGGCCCGGATCGCGGGACGTACGAACAGTTCGAAGGAGACGTAGGACGAGACCGGATTGCCCGGCAGCGCCAGCAGCGGGGTGTGCTCGTGGCCGATCGAACCGAAGCCCTGCGGCTTGCCGGGCTGCATGGCGAGCTTGCGGAAGTCGATCCCACTGCCCGGCACGTCCTCGTCACCCACGGACGAGAGGGCTTCCTTGACCACGTCGTACGCGCCGACGCTGACACCGCCCGTCGTGACCAGCAGATCGGCGCGGATCAGCTGGTCCTCGATGGTGGCGCGCAGGGTCTCCGCGTCATCCGCGACCGCGCCCACCCGGTAGGAGAGGGCGCCCGCGTCACGTGCGGCGGCGCACAGCGCGAAGCTGTTGGAGTCATAGATCTGGCCCTCGCCCAACCGCTCGCCGGGCTGGATCAGTTCGCTGCCGGTGGAGAGCACGACGACGCGGGGGCGTGGCCGTACGCGCACGGAGCCGCGGCCGATCGCGGCGAGCAGTCCGATCTGCGGCGGGCCGAGGACCGTGCCCTCCTCCAGCGCCAGATCGCCCGCCTGGACGTCGCTGCCACGCGTGCGCACATGGGCCCCTGCCTCGACCGGGCGGTGGACGCGGACCTCGCCGCTCGCGCCCTCGGGGGCCTCGCCGGCCGGGCGCATCGTGGTGGCCGCTCCGCCGCCCGTACCGCCGTCGGTCCACTCGACGGGGACGACCGCCTCCGCGCCGGGCGGCAGCGGGGCGCCGGTCATGATGCGCGCGGCCTGGCCGGGGCCGACCGTGGGCAGGCCGCCGCCGCCGGCCGCCACATCGCCGATGACCGTGAGGACGGCCGGGAACTCCTCGGTGGCTCCCGATACATCCGCCGTACGGACCGCGTACCCGTCCATGGAGCTGTTGTCGAAGGGTGGCAGGGCAACCTGCACCGTGACGTCCTCGACGAGAACGCAGCCCTGGGCGTCGGGCAGTTGCAGCTCGATCGGGTCCAGCGGACGGATCGCGCCGAGGATGTCCTCCAGATGGTCGTCCACCGACCAGATCGTGCTGCTCACGGTGCTACATCTCCTCGGTCACATAACTGCGAAGCCAGGTCCGGAACTCCGGGCCCAGGTCTTCACGTTCGCACGCGAGTCTGACAATTGCCCGCAAGTAGTCGCCACGATCGCCGGTGTCATAGCGGCGGCCCTTGAAAACGACGCCATGCACCGGGCCGCCCACCTTCTCGTCCTCGGCGAGTTTCTCGAGGGCGTCGGTGAGCTGGATCTCGTTGCCGCGGCCCGGCTCGGTCTCCCGGAGTATCTCGAAAACCGCGGGATCCAGGACATAGCGGCCGATGATGGCGAGGTTGCTCGGCGCTTCGGACGGGTCGGGCTTCTCGACCAGCTTCGTCACCCTGACCACGTCGGACTCGCCGGTGGCCTCGACGGCCGCGCAGCCGTACAGATGGATCTGGGCGGGATCGACCTCCATCAGCGCGATGACGCTGCCGCCCTCCCGCTCCTGGATCTCGACCATGCGGGCGAGCAGCGGGTCGCGCGGGTCGATCAGGTCGTCGCCGAGGAGTACCGCGAAGGGCTGGTCGCCTACGTGCGGGGCGGCGCACAGCACGGCGTGGCCGAGGCCGCGCGGGTCGCCCTGGCGCACATAGTGCATGGTGGCGAGATCGCTCGACTCCTGCACCTTCGCCAGACGTTCGGCGTCGCCCTTGCGGGTGAGCGCGCTCTCCAGCTCGTAGTTGCGGTCGAAGTGGTCCTCGAGCGGGCGCTTGTTGCGACCTGTGATCATGAGTACGTCGGAGAGACCGGCCGCGACCGCCTCCTCGACGACGTACTGGATCGCAGGCTTGTCGACGACAGGCAGCATCTCTTTGGGAGTGGCTTTCGTGGCAGGCAGGAACCGGGTTCCGAGGCCTGCGGCAGGGATGACAGCCTTGCTGATCCTGGGGTGCGACTGAGTCATGCGCTTCACACTATCCGGTGAGATTGGGCTGAAGATGAGGCTCCGGTTAACTTCCTGCTCATAAAGGCGTATACGAGAGGTTCCTGAGAAACGCAATGAGCGGCGACTTGTCCCGAAAGAGTGCGGTACGACGTGAACTCCTCGACGCCCGGGGCCTTCTGTCCACTGAGGACGTCCAGGAGGCCGCGGCGGTTCTCGCGCGACAGGCTCTGAATCTCCCGGAATTGACCGAGGCGGGCACGGTTGCCGCATATGTCTCGGTGGGGCGCGAGCCCGGCACGCGGGCGCTGCTCGACGCGCTGCGCGAGCGGGGAGCACGCGTCCTGCTGCCGGTCCTGAAGGCGGACAACGATCTGGACTGGGGCGAGTACAGAGGCGCGGAGCATCTGGTGCGCGCGGGCCGCGGGCTGCTGGAGCCGGACGGCCAGCGGCTGGGCGTGGACGCCGTACTGGAGGCGGATGCCGTGCTCCTTCCGGGGCTCGCGGTGGACTCGCGCGGTATGCGACTCGGCCGCGGCGGCGGTTCGTACGACCGAGTCCTCTCCCGGCTCGCGGCGGCCGGCGCCGACCCCGCACTGGTGGTTCTGCTGTACGCGAACGAGGTGCTCGCACGGGTCCCGGAGGAACCGCACGACCACCCCGTACACGCCGTGGTGACGCCCACGGCCGTCAGGCGTTTTACGGAGTGAGCTTGAGGGTGTCGACGGTCTTCGCCTTCACGGCCGCGTCACCGTAGGCCCAGTCGAGCAGCTCACCCTTCGCCCACTTGTCCGTCTGGTCGGTGTAGTGCGCGCTGTACGCGTGCCCCGACGCACCGCTCAGACTGATCCAGCGGGACTTGTCCCAGTCACCGACGTTGACGACCATCCGCATCGACGGCACCCAGATGACTCCGTAGCCGCCGGCCGCGTTCCAGCCGGTGGCGTTGACCGCCGCCTCGCCGCCGCCCAGGTTCCACGGACCGCGGTTGAGCACGAACTGCAGGAAGCCGGGACCCTCGGTACCGAGGGTCTGGTTCTTCAGCGTCAGCTGGTGCAGCCTGCCCCAGCTCCAGCTGGAGGCGTCCTTGCCGAGCTCGGCCGTCAGCTCCCAGCGGGCGTCCTCCATGGCCCGGGCGAGCAGCTCGTCCCGGGTGGTGGTGGCCTTGTCCGTACGGCTGGCCGGGGACTGCCACCACTCGTTCTTCTCGTCCTCGAGGATCCTGCGTACGACCTCGTACCAGCGGTCGCCGCCGTCCGGCTGCGCCGACTCGGTGTCCCGCTGGCCGCACTCCCGCACCCGCTCGCTGAGCTGGTCGTCCGGGGCCGAGCTGTCGGCCGGGCGGACGCTCATGCACTCCCCCTCGACCCGCAGCTCCTTGGGCAGCTTGTTGCCGAAGGCGAGCTTGAGGACATTGCGCCAGACCCCGTTGAAGTACGCGGCGGCACCGGAGTCCGGCTCCTGGGTGTAGTCCCAGCCCTCCAGCAGCTTCTGGGCCTCGCGGACGTAGCTGTCCGAGACATCGATCTTGAGCAGGTAGGGCGTCAGCAGCTTGGCGATCTCGCTGCTGTTGTCCATCTGCATGGTGCGCATGTCTTCGGTCGAGATCTTCCCGCCGCCCTGGATCTTCGACTCGATGAGGTCGTTGATCCGCTGGCTGCGGGCGCCGTACCCGTAGTCCTTGGTCAGCAGGTACGGGTACTTCTTCGCATCGATCACCGACTGGTTGGCGGTGACGATGTAGCCGCGCTCGGGGTTGTACTCGTACGGCAGCTCATCGAAGGGGATGTAGCGCTTCCACTTGTACCGGGGGTCCCACCCGGGAGCGGGCTTTGTGCCGTCGCCCTCGGCTCGGACCGGGATCCTGCCGGGAGCCTGGTAGCCGATATTGCCCTTGACGTCGGCGTAGACGAGGTTCTGCGAGGGGACCTCGAAGTTCTTGGCTGCCGCGCGGAAGGAGTTGAAGTCCTTGGCGCGGTTGAGCTCGAAGACCGCGTCCATGGACTTGCCGGGCTGCAGCGCGGTCCACTGGAGCGCGACGGCGTATCCGGCGCCACGGTCAGGGGCGGGGGCGGCCTTCGGGACAGGGGCCTTCTCGCCTACCTGCTCCAGCTCGCTGCTGCGGTCGGAGACCAACGGGCCGTGGCCGGTGGAGCGCACCGTGATCGTCTTGGCGGAGCCGCCCGCGACCTTGATGACCTCCTGGCGGGTCTTCAGCGCCTTCTCCTCGTTGCCCACCTGGTAGCGGTCGCCGCTGAGCTTCTCGAGGTAGAGGTCGGTGACGTCGGCACCGAGATTGGTGAAGCCCCAGGCGATGTCCTGGTTGTGACCGATGATCACGCCGGGCAGGCCGGAGAAGGTGTAGCCGGCGGTGTCGTACTGGCAGGTGGCCGAGACGGTCCGGCAGTGCAGGCCCATCTGGTACCAGAGGGAGGGCAGCGACGGCGCGAGATGCGGGTCGTTGGCCAGCATCGGCTTGTTGGTCGTCGTGTACGCGCCGGAGACGACCCAGGAGTTGGATCCGATGCCGTTGCCGCTGGGGCCCAGCAGAGCGGGGATCGTGTCGAGGGTTTTGGAGAGCGCGGAGAGCTGGGAGTTGAGGCCCTGGGCGGCGTCCGCCGCGCTGTTCCCGCTGCCGCCGCCGGAGGCGCCGGACGGCTTGGCTGCCGGGTCGAACTTGCCGGTCGCGGGGTCTATACCGCCCTTGGCGACGATCGGCTTGTTCCGGTCGTACGGATAGGCCGGATACAGGTCCTTGATCTGCTTGTCGCTGAGCCTGCTCGTCAGCAGCGAGCGGTCGATCTCGTCCTGCATATTGCCGCGCAGGTCCCAGGCCATCGCCTTGAGCCAGGCCACCGAGTCGACGGGCGTCCACTTCTCGGGCTTGTAGTCGTTGCTGAAGGCAAGGGCGGCGTACTCGACCGAAAGGTCCTTGCCCTCGCGGCCCTTGAGGTAGCCGTTGACACCGTCCGCGTACGCCTGGAGGTACTTCTTGGTCTCGGGCGTGAGGAGGGTGTCGTACTCCTTCTGCGCCACCTGGCGCCAGCCGAGAGTACGCAGGAACGCGTCCGTCTCGACCTGTCCGGAGCCGAACATTTCGGAGAGCCGGCCGGCCGTCATATGGCGGCGGACGTCCATCTCCCAGAAGCGGTCCTGCGCCTGGACGAAGCCCTGGGCGCGGAACAGGTCTTCGTCACTGTCCGCGTAGATCTGCGGGATGCCGTAGTTGTCCCGTCTGACCTCGACCGGGCCGGAGAGGCCGTCGAGTTTGACCGTGCCGTTGGTCTGCGGGAACGAGGCGCGCACGGTGCTGATGCTCCAGTACGTCCCATATCCGACACCCGCGACAAGCGCCAGCACCAGGACGATCACGAGCAGGCGAGCGCGTCGCCCCTTCTTCTTCTTGGGGGAAGAGGCGGTTGTGTTGGCGGGCATCGCTGTCCTTCGAGGCGCAGGCTGGTCCTGGGGTGCTGGAGCAACCATAGGCGCAGCGCTCCGGCGGTCCGGACGCGGTATCCGTAAGGCAGCGGCCGGACGCCCTCTCGTACGAATGATCGACCCGTCAAGGAAACGTTAAAGATTAGGTAAGGTAACGAAGTGTCGCCGGCCGGAGGAGCGATCCGGCCCGAAGGCGCGAGGGAAGGATCGGCCACTGAGTGTCCACCAGCTCAATGAACTCCTGCTCATCTGCTCGCTCGTTCTGCTCATCGCCGTCGCGGCGGTACGCATCTCGTCCCGCAGTGGGCTCCCCAGCCTGCTGCTGTATCTCGGGATCGGGATCGCGATCGGGCAGGACGGCATCTTCGACGTCAGGTTCGACGACGCCGAACTGACGCAGGTGATCGGCTATGCCGCGCTTGTGGTGATCCTGGCCGAGGGCGGCCTGGCCACCAAGTGGAAGGAGATCAAACCCGCGTTGCCCGCGGCGGTCGTGCTGTCGACCGTCGGCGTCGCGGTGAGTGTGGGCATCACGGCGGCCGGAGCGCACTATCTGGTCGGGCTCGAATGGCGGCAGGCGCTCATCATCGGCGCGGTCGTGTCCTCGACGGACGCCGCGGCGGTCTTCTCGGTACTGCGCAAGGTGCCGCTGCCGTCCCGGGTGACCGGTGTGCTGGAGGCCGAGTCGGGCTTCAACGATGCCCCCGTGGTCATCCTGGTGATGGCCTTCTCCACGCCAGGACCCATCGACGACTGGTACGTACTGGTCGGGAAGATCACGCTGGAGCTGGCGATCGGCGCGGCCATCGGGCTCGCGACGGGCTGGCTGGGCGCGTTCGGGCTGCGGCATGTGGCGCTGCCCGCCTCGGGCCTGTACCCGATCGCGGTGATGGCGATCGCGGTGGTGGCGTACGCGGCCGGCGCCATGGCGCACGGCAGTGGCTTCCTCGCCGTCTATCTCGCCTCGATGGTGCTCGGGAACTCCAAGCTGCCGCACGCGCCGGCGAACCGCGGCTTCGCGGAGGGCCTCGGCTGGATCGCGCAGATCGGCATGTTCGTCCTGCTCGGGCTGCTGGTGACGCCGCACGAGCTGCTCGTCGACTTCTGGCCCGCGGTAGTGGTCGGCCTGGTCCTGACCATGGTGGCGCGGCCGCTGGAGGTCTTCATCAGCCTGCTGCCGTTCCGCATCCCATGGCAGGAGCAGGTGCTCATGTCATGGGCGGGACTGCGCGGCGCCGTGCCCATCATTCTCGCCACCATCCCGCTGGTCACCTCCATCGAGGGCAGCGACCGGGTTTTCAACATCGTCTTCGTGCTGGTCGTCGTCTACACCCTGGTCCAAGGACCGACGCTGCCCTGGCTGGCGAAGGCCCTGCGGCTCGGCGGCCCGTCCGACGCCGCCGATCTGGGCATCGAGTCGGCGCCGCTGGAGCGGCTGCGCGGGCATCTGCTGTCGGTGGCGATCCCGAAGGGTTCGAAGATGCACGGCGTGGAGGTCGCGGAGCTGCGGCTGCCGGCCGGCTCGGCGGTCACCCTGGTCGTACGCGAAGGGAAGAGCTTCGTACCGCTGCCCTCCACCGTGCTGCGGCGGGGTGACGAGCTGATGGTGGTGGCGACGGATCCGGTGCGGGACGCCGCGGAGCGGCGGCTGCGGGCGGTCGGACAGGGCGGAAAGCTTGCCGACTGGCTGGGGACGGATGGAAACGCCGGAGGAAGATCCACAGGGAGATCCGCCTAATCGCAGGCAGATCTTGGAATGTGTGGGCCACTTCCCAGGCACGAATCGAATATGCCCTGTAGCATCAAGGCACACTGATCGACCAACTCTGCCTGACGCAGAGCTGGCGCGACCGTATGGCGGCCGCGGAGCCCCCTCAGTGGGCCCCGGTATCTACCGCAGTTCAGCGCAAGAGGACAGCTCTCGGCGGCTCCGTCGCGTCTCGTACCACAAGTACGACGCGCACCAGGGAAGCGCTACCAGGCGGCAGAAAGGCACGGACCGTGGCATCCACGGTCAACAACCGTCCTGGATACGGGCAGCTCCTGCGCACACCCGGCGCCTGGACATTCCTGCTCCCCGGCTTCCTGGCGCGGCAGCCCTTCGCGATGCTGACCATCGGCATCGTCCTGCTGGTGCAGCACACCACCGGTTCGTACGGCAGCGCCGGCGCCGTCGCCGCCTTCACCGGCGTCTCCATGGCGCTCTTCGCGCCGCAGAGCGGCAAGCTCGCGGACCGTCTCGGGCAGCGGGCCGTACTGCTGCCCGGCGTGCTCGCGCACGCCGCTTCCGTGTCCGCGCTGACGGCGCTCGCACTGGCACAGGCGCCCCTGTGGGCTCTGTTCGTCGCCGCCGTGCCCGCGGGTGCTTCCGTACCGCAGGTCGGACCAATGGTGCGGGCCCGCTGGGCGGCCACGCTGGATGGTTCGCCACTGATGTCGACGGCGGCCGCCTTCGAGTCCGTGACGGACGAGTTCACCTTCGTCGTCGGACCGGTGCTCGTGACAGCGCTGTGCACCGGTGTGCACCCGGCGGCCGGCCTGATCGCCGAGGCGACGCTGACGCTCGCCGGCGGTCTGTTCTTCGCCGCTCAGAGCGGCACGCAGCCTGCGGTACGGCCCAGGGCGACGGCCGCCGAACCGCACGCGTCCGCGCTCTCCGTCCCGGGGGTGCGGGTGCTGGCCGTGGCCTTCCTCGGCATCGGTTCGGTCTTCGGTGGAATGCAGGTTTCGCTGACCGCCTTCGCCGAGGAGATCGGCAACCCCGGCGCCAACGGACTTCTGTACGGGATCTTCGCGGCCGGCAACATGCTGGCCGGCATCGCCTGTGGTGCCATCGCGTGGAAGAGCGGCCCGCGGCGGCGGCTGGTGCTCGGCTACGCCGGGCTGGCTCTGGCGGCCTCGGCGCTGTGGGCGGTGCACTCCGTGGCGCTGCTGGCGGGGCTGGGACTGCTCGTCGGCCTCTGCATCGCGCCCGCCCTGATCAGCGGCTACACACTGGTCGAGTCGCTGGTGCCGGCTTCGGCCCGTACCGAGGCCTTCACCTGGCTGACGGGTGCCGTGGCGCTGGGCCAGGCGGCGGCCGTGACGGTGGCCGGGCGACTGGCCGACGCGAACGGCGCGAGCGCCGGATTCGTGGTACCGCTGGTGGGCACTGTGCTGGCATTCGTCACGCTCATTTCGCTCCGCTCGCGGCTGTCGCCGAAGGCCTCGGGGCGGATCGCGGCACGTGGGATGAGTCACCGCGTGCCGTTGACAGTGGACTGATCCAGCGGAATAGGTCACTATGGATCGTCGTTAGCACTCATTGAGTGAGAGTGCCAGGAGGAAGACAAGTGCCGACCTACCAGTACCAGTGCACCGAATGCGGCGAGGGCCTCGAGGCGGTGCAGAAGTTCACCGATGACGCCCTGACCGTGTGCCCCAGCTGTGATGGACGCCTGAAGAAGGTGTTCTCGGCGGTGGGCATTGTCTTCAAGGGATCCGGCTTCTACCGGAACGACAGCCGAGGTTCGTCCTCGAGCAGCTCGCCCTCGTCGACGCCTGCGTCCGCGAGCGCGAAGTCGTCCGACTCGAGCGCGAAGTCGTCGGACTCGAGCGCGAAGTCGTCGGACTCGAAGCCCGCCGCTTCGTCGTCCTCGACGTCGGCTTCCTCTTCGTCGGGCTCGTCGTCGAGCTCCAGCGGCAGCTCGGCCGCCTGACGCCGCTCCCCCGCCCGGCCCAGCCCGGCCGCTGTACGTGGCCCCGCGTCTGACGCCTGCTTTCCGGGACCCTGCCGTTGTGTACGGCGGGGTCCTTGGCGTTTTCGCGTACGGATAGTGTGATCGCCATGGCGACGAATGCGACCAACGCGACCGCAGAGATCGGTGTGATCGGCGGCTCGGGCTTCTACTCCTTCCTGGAGGACGTCACCGAGATCCAGGTGGACACCCCGTACGGCAGCCCCAGCGACTCGCTGCTACTCGGCGAGATCGCCGGGCGGCGGGTCGCCTTCCTGCCCCGGCACGGACGCGGCCACCATCTGCCGCCGCACCGCATCAACTACCGCGCCAATCTGTGGGCGCTCCGGTCGGTGGGCGTGGGACAGGTGCTGGGGCCGTGCGCCGTGGGCGGGCTGCGCCCGGAGTACGGTCCTGGGACGCTGCTCGTCCCCGACCAGTTCGTGGACCGTACGAAGGCACGTGCGCAGACCTACTACGACGGTCTGCCGTTGCCGGACGGGACCATCCCGAACGTGGTGCATGTGTCGCCTGCCGATCCGTACTGTCCCGAGGGGCGCAAGACGGTCCTCGCGTCCGCGCGCGGGCGGGACTGGGAGCCGGTGGACGGCGGGACACTGGTGGTGGTCGAGGGGCCGCGCTTCTCCACCCGGGCGGAGTCGCAGTGGCATGCGGCGATGGGCTGGTCGGTGGTCGGCATGACCGGGCACCCGGAGGCGGTCCTCGCCCGTGAACTGGGGCTCTGCTACACGTCGATGACGCTGGTGACGGACCTGGACGCCGGGGCCGAGACGGGCGAGGGCGTCTCCCAGGGAGACGTGATGAAGGTCTTCGCCGCAAGTGTCGACAGGCTGCGCACGGTGCTCTTCGACGCGGTTGCGGGGCTGCCGGCGGGTGAGACGCGGGACTGTCTCTGCTCGCATGCGCTGGACGGCATCGACACCGGACTTCAGCTGCCGTAGTTCTTCGGCCCGGCGCGGTCAAGCCCTCCTGCGGGTGAGGGAGTTGTCCACAGCGCGGGGGTCGTCCACAGGTGTCGGCGGGATGCGCGCGGAGAGTGGATGGTGAGGAGTGGTCAGCCCAACTCCACTCCTCACGGCAGGCGGTGTGTGTCATGTCGTTTCACCCTTCTTCCGTCCCTCCGCTTCCTCCCTCTCTCCCTTCTCCGTTTCCTCCTTCTCTCCATCCCTCTCCCCCTTCTCCTCCTTCTCCCTCTCCTCCCTCTTCCGCTCCGGCCCCGGAGCCCCTCGGCGTGCCGCCGTTCGCTCCGCTGCGGGTGCGGGGTGGGGCGCACCGCCTGCGGCGCGCGACGCTCCGGCGACGCCGTGCGATGGCGGCGGGGCTTGCCATGACGGCGGCGGCGCTTGCCGCTTCGGGTGCGCGGGGACCGGACAGCGGGGGCGCCGAGGCGTTGGCTGCCGCGCCCCAGCGCGAACGGCTGCCCGCCGCCGCGATGGTGTCCGCGCCGGTGCGAATCGCGGATGCCGCCACGGTCCGGCTGCTGCGCCCGGGAGACCGGGTGGATGTGATCGCCGCGGCCAACTCCCCTGTAGGGGAAGGGACTGCGGCGCGGGTGGTGGCGTCGGGCGTTCGTGTCACCAATGTCCCGGGACTGCGCGGGGCTTCTCCGGACAGCGGTGCGCTGATTGTCCTGTCGGTGCCACGCACCACCGCCGCGGCACTCGCGGGCGCGGGAGCGACATCGCGACTGGCGGTGACGGTGTACTGACTCGGAGTCGACACGAGCCGACGACCTGACGCACCGTCAGGCAATCTGTTCGCAGTGCGGATTGGACAGCACGACTACGCGCTGACGTAGGTTTCGGAACGTCTGGCTCCGTGTCCCGCACATGCGAAGAGAGGCTCAGTGGTGAGCGAGAAGAAGGTCAGCGTCCTGGAGGGCTTCAAGGCTTTCCTGATGCGCGGCAATGTCATCGACCTGGCCGTCGCCGTGGTCATCGGCGCGGCGTTCACCCAGATCGTGAACGCCGTGGTGAAGGGCGTCATCAATCCGCTGGTAGGCGCGTTCGGCACCAAGGATCTCGACTCCTACAGCTCCTGCCTGAAGGGCACCTGTGAAGTTGTGGACGGCGAGGTGGCCGGCATCAGGATCATGTGGGGGTCCGTGCTCGGCGCCACGCTCACCTTCCTGATCACAGCGGCCGTCGTCTACTTCCTGATGGTGCTGCCCATGTCCAAGTACCTGGCCAGGCGCGCCGCCCGGGAACGCGCCAAGGAAGGCGCGAAGGAAGTGGTCGAGCTGACCGAACTCGAGGTGCTGAAGGAGATCAGGGACGCGCTCGTTGCGCAGCGAGATTCGGGGCACGGCCGGTAGCCGCGGCTCAGATGTGGTGCGGCGGCTTCTCGTCGAGGAAACGCGCCAGCTCGGCGGCGCTGTCGCCGCTCGCGAGAGGCCGCTCGCCCCACCCGCGGTCCGTATCGTCCGAGGATTGCTGGTCCAGCGGATCGTCGAAGATCAGCTTCGGTTTCGGGGACTGCTGCCGCGGCTGCTCCGCATCACGCGGTCCGGGGGCGGGGGCGGTGCTCATACCTCCAGGGTACGGCGGCGGATGCGAGCGCGGGTACGGCGGCGGGGGCCCAAGGAGCGTGACCGGTCGCGGCACCGGTCGCGGCGACGGTCGACGCGGAAACGCCCACCGCCAGGATGGCGGCCGGGGCACCTGAGCGACGCCACGGGTCGGGACGTGGCCATGGCCGGGGCGCTGAGCCAAGTCCCGTGGTACGCATGGGCTTCATGGCAGCCAATGACGCACGGACGGACGGGACGGCAGACGTGCCGAGGAGCCCGCGGAGCGGCGGGACGACGGACGGACCGACGGACAGGCCGGCCGACGGGCTCACGCGCAAGCCCACGGGCGGCCTGACCGATGTGGCCGGCCTCCGGGTCGGGCACGCGCGCGTGCCGGGCGACCGCGCGCTCAGCGGTACCACCGTCGTCCTCGCGCCCGAGGGCGGGGCCATCGCCGCCGTCGACGTACGCGGCGGAGGCCCGGGCACCCGCGAGACCGACGCCCTCGACCCCCGCAACCTGGTCCAGCGCATCGAGGCCGTCGTACTGACCGGCGGCAGCGCGTACGGACTCGACTCCGCCGCCGGAGTGATGGCCTGGCTGGAGGAACGCGGACGCGGTGTACGGGTGGGGCCCGAGCCCCACCATGTCGTGCCCGTCGTACCCGCGGCCTGTGTCTTCGACCTGGGGCGCGGCGGCGACTGGCAGGCCCGCCCGGACGCATCGACCGGGCGCGCGGCGGTGGAGGCGGCGGCGGCCACCGAGAGCGGTGTGCCGTTCGAAGAGGGCGCTGTGGGCGCCGGTACCGGTGCGGTGGTGGGGCGGCTGAAGGGTGGGCTCGGCACGGCCAGCACCGTCCTCGGCTCCGGGGTCACCGTCGCCGCACTGGTCGTTGCGAACGCCGTGGGTTCGGTCATCGACCCGCTGACCGGTGTGCTGTACGGCCAGTATTTCGAAGGCCGCGTCGACTACCCGCCGGCCGAGGTCCACACGGCGGCGCGGCAACGGCTGGACGAGACGGGTCGGGCGAGCGGATGGCCTCCGCTGCCGCCACTGAACACCACACTCGCCGTCGTCGCGACCGACGCGGATCTGACCCGGGCCCAGGCGCAGAAGCTCGCGGGCACGGCGCACGACGGCATCGCACGCGCCGTACGCCCCGTCCATCTCCTCAACGACGGCGACACCGTCTTCACGCTCGCC
This portion of the Streptomyces sp. NBC_01750 genome encodes:
- the mscL gene encoding large conductance mechanosensitive channel protein MscL encodes the protein MSEKKVSVLEGFKAFLMRGNVIDLAVAVVIGAAFTQIVNAVVKGVINPLVGAFGTKDLDSYSSCLKGTCEVVDGEVAGIRIMWGSVLGATLTFLITAAVVYFLMVLPMSKYLARRAARERAKEGAKEVVELTELEVLKEIRDALVAQRDSGHGR
- a CDS encoding P1 family peptidase produces the protein MGFMAANDARTDGTADVPRSPRSGGTTDGPTDRPADGLTRKPTGGLTDVAGLRVGHARVPGDRALSGTTVVLAPEGGAIAAVDVRGGGPGTRETDALDPRNLVQRIEAVVLTGGSAYGLDSAAGVMAWLEERGRGVRVGPEPHHVVPVVPAACVFDLGRGGDWQARPDASTGRAAVEAAAATESGVPFEEGAVGAGTGAVVGRLKGGLGTASTVLGSGVTVAALVVANAVGSVIDPLTGVLYGQYFEGRVDYPPAEVHTAARQRLDETGRASGWPPLPPLNTTLAVVATDADLTRAQAQKLAGTAHDGIARAVRPVHLLNDGDTVFTLATGVVPLDATKPLALNEVLAAGADVVTRAIVRAVLAARSVDGPGGTFPSYRDLYDID
- a CDS encoding S-methyl-5'-thioadenosine phosphorylase, yielding MATNATNATAEIGVIGGSGFYSFLEDVTEIQVDTPYGSPSDSLLLGEIAGRRVAFLPRHGRGHHLPPHRINYRANLWALRSVGVGQVLGPCAVGGLRPEYGPGTLLVPDQFVDRTKARAQTYYDGLPLPDGTIPNVVHVSPADPYCPEGRKTVLASARGRDWEPVDGGTLVVVEGPRFSTRAESQWHAAMGWSVVGMTGHPEAVLARELGLCYTSMTLVTDLDAGAETGEGVSQGDVMKVFAASVDRLRTVLFDAVAGLPAGETRDCLCSHALDGIDTGLQLP
- a CDS encoding FmdB family zinc ribbon protein, with protein sequence MPTYQYQCTECGEGLEAVQKFTDDALTVCPSCDGRLKKVFSAVGIVFKGSGFYRNDSRGSSSSSSPSSTPASASAKSSDSSAKSSDSSAKSSDSKPAASSSSTSASSSSGSSSSSSGSSAA